A window of Candidatus Methylomirabilis sp. contains these coding sequences:
- a CDS encoding type II toxin-antitoxin system PemK/MazF family toxin, with protein MTSTVELGDVYVCVFPFTSGQGARARPVLVLMDLGPDCLVCRITSVPHRGFLDLPVTNWQEAGLEKPSTIRLSRLVTVEKPLLKVRIGRLARADLDRVRTLWNEKFRLE; from the coding sequence ATGACAAGTACCGTTGAACTCGGCGACGTGTATGTCTGTGTGTTCCCTTTCACCTCCGGGCAAGGGGCCAGGGCCAGACCTGTTCTGGTCTTGATGGACCTCGGTCCCGATTGCCTCGTCTGTCGAATCACCTCTGTCCCGCATCGCGGTTTCCTCGACCTGCCAGTAACCAATTGGCAAGAAGCCGGTCTAGAGAAACCATCCACAATCAGGCTGTCTCGTTTGGTCACGGTGGAAAAGCCTCTCCTCAAGGTCCGTATCGGAAGATTGGCCCGCGCGGATTTGGATCGGGTGAGAACGCTGTGGAACGAGAAGTTCCGTCTGGAGTAA
- a CDS encoding transporter, whose amino-acid sequence MTLRLRATTTLLLILWIGWFARPAEATDLKNTIRNLYGSKGILLEPIGLPFFTQESRFQASSLQGLDQLNTQLTSSIGLPSFSSSVTGFTFDLDRGIPVRTTESLGPLLTERATTLGAHKLDVTFTYTRLSFTKLQGKDLDNLELVFLRDDANGNGIRDTSGPFSFESDIIRAKLKVDLNEDIFAFIATYGFTSAWDVGLVVPFIHVRLTARASAAIFDQFGNPGGTISGSLPIHRFGPNSNCNPSVVPRNSTATCSASGGGDETGLGDIILRTKYNFFRNSNSFAPDLAFLVEVKLPTGDEGRLLGTGGTNLAGLLIASKTYGRWFTPHVNVGYEIDTKDLEQNTIRYALGFDARLLSKLSFDADVIGRQKPEGNGTGNHTVDLSLGVKWNPLNSWILRANVQIPLDKNSGLRADFIPTVGVEYLF is encoded by the coding sequence ATGACCTTGCGCCTCCGAGCCACCACAACCCTTTTGCTGATCCTCTGGATTGGATGGTTCGCCCGTCCCGCCGAGGCTACGGATCTCAAGAATACCATCAGGAATCTCTATGGCAGCAAGGGGATCCTCCTCGAACCAATCGGCCTCCCCTTTTTCACCCAGGAGTCCCGTTTTCAGGCATCATCGCTTCAGGGACTTGACCAGCTCAATACCCAGTTGACCTCCTCAATAGGGCTTCCCTCGTTTAGCTCCTCGGTGACCGGTTTCACCTTCGACTTGGATCGCGGGATTCCGGTTCGAACCACTGAAAGCCTCGGTCCCTTACTGACGGAGCGCGCCACGACCCTTGGCGCGCACAAGCTCGATGTGACCTTCACGTACACTCGGCTGAGCTTCACCAAGCTGCAAGGCAAAGACCTCGATAACTTGGAGCTTGTGTTCCTGCGGGACGATGCTAACGGAAACGGGATCCGAGATACGAGCGGCCCGTTCAGCTTTGAGAGTGACATCATCCGCGCCAAGCTCAAGGTCGATCTCAATGAAGACATTTTTGCCTTCATCGCGACGTACGGTTTCACCTCAGCATGGGACGTGGGACTCGTCGTCCCCTTCATCCATGTTCGACTCACTGCCAGGGCTTCTGCTGCCATCTTCGATCAGTTTGGCAATCCCGGTGGCACCATAAGCGGCAGCCTCCCGATCCACCGGTTCGGGCCCAACTCCAACTGTAACCCTTCTGTCGTCCCACGCAACTCTACCGCCACCTGCAGCGCCTCCGGAGGTGGTGATGAGACCGGCCTCGGGGATATCATCCTTCGAACGAAATATAACTTCTTTCGCAACTCCAATAGCTTCGCCCCTGACCTGGCGTTTCTGGTCGAAGTGAAGCTTCCGACGGGGGATGAGGGACGACTCCTGGGAACCGGCGGGACGAACCTAGCCGGCCTCCTTATAGCGTCCAAAACCTATGGGCGATGGTTCACCCCTCACGTCAATGTCGGCTACGAGATCGACACCAAGGACCTTGAGCAGAACACCATCAGGTATGCTCTTGGTTTCGACGCGCGTCTCCTGTCAAAGCTGTCGTTTGATGCGGACGTGATCGGTCGACAGAAGCCTGAAGGAAACGGAACCGGGAACCATACCGTGGACCTATCCCTCGGCGTGAAATGGAATCCTCTCAATTCCTGGATACTCCGGGCGAACGTCCAGATTCCACTGGACAAAAATAGCGGCCTCCGGGCCGATTTTATTCCGACAGTAGGGGTCGAGTATCTTTTCTAA
- a CDS encoding heavy metal-binding domain-containing protein, whose amino-acid sequence MAPVLAVIFVVMALFGLAWPFLHAYRMKKRRINLDKEIQIYQNRITIVTSDSISGRVTEQVLGPVTGTSQIPASNDEERKLAEREAMHSLIKQAYQMGANAIIGLNTATESFEFTDPKKFVVFPAVKFTATKVIYTGTAVKLT is encoded by the coding sequence ATGGCCCCTGTATTGGCTGTGATCTTTGTCGTGATGGCTTTATTTGGTTTAGCGTGGCCCTTTCTCCACGCGTATCGAATGAAGAAGAGAAGAATCAATCTAGATAAGGAGATCCAGATTTATCAGAATCGGATTACTATAGTTACCTCAGACTCCATCTCGGGACGAGTAACGGAACAGGTACTGGGTCCCGTCACAGGAACATCGCAAATACCCGCCTCGAATGATGAGGAGCGAAAGCTGGCCGAGCGGGAGGCGATGCACAGTCTGATCAAACAAGCGTACCAGATGGGGGCTAACGCAATTATTGGTCTGAATACGGCTACAGAAAGTTTTGAGTTTACAGATCCGAAGAAGTTCGTCGTCTTCCCCGCTGTCAAGTTTACGGCCACGAAGGTGATCTATACGGGAACGGCTGTGAAACTGACCTAG
- a CDS encoding methyltransferase domain-containing protein, with amino-acid sequence MGYKKAGYIPALGWNFLTPLYDPLVRLTTREMSFKSRLLDEAGLDEAARILDVGCGTGTLLLLLRRRLKSLLAIGLDGDMNVLGIARSKAHRHVEDIAFVQAFCFAIPFADGAFDRVLSSLMLHHLTRSEKTRTLQEIFRVLRPGGELHVADWGRPHNLLMRALAFSVRLGDSFARTADNVEGRLPLLFRDAGFEDVAETARYATLFGTLSLYRARKPPTTAAQRHAGSFSAHSLTGV; translated from the coding sequence ATGGGTTATAAGAAGGCAGGATATATCCCGGCGCTGGGCTGGAATTTCCTCACCCCACTCTACGATCCCCTCGTTCGCCTTACCACACGCGAGATGAGCTTCAAGAGTCGCCTCCTGGATGAAGCAGGCCTCGATGAAGCCGCTCGGATTCTGGATGTGGGGTGCGGCACGGGAACACTACTGTTGTTGCTGAGGCGCAGGTTAAAATCTCTGTTGGCTATTGGCCTGGATGGTGATATGAACGTGCTGGGCATTGCGAGGTCAAAGGCCCACAGGCATGTCGAGGACATTGCGTTCGTTCAGGCGTTCTGCTTTGCGATCCCTTTTGCCGATGGCGCGTTCGATCGAGTCCTCTCGAGCCTGATGCTGCACCATCTGACACGATCCGAGAAGACCCGAACGCTGCAGGAGATCTTTCGCGTTCTGCGCCCCGGGGGAGAGTTGCACGTCGCCGACTGGGGGCGACCCCACAACCTGCTGATGCGCGCGTTGGCTTTTTCTGTGCGTCTCGGTGACAGTTTCGCCAGAACTGCTGATAACGTGGAGGGACGCCTGCCTCTGCTTTTCCGGGACGCCGGATTTGAGGACGTGGCGGAGACAGCGAGGTATGCGACGCTATTCGGTACATTGTCGCTATACAGGGCGCGCAAGCCACCTACGACTGCCGCTCAGCGGCACGCAGGCAGTTTCTCTGCGCACTCGCTAACCGGCGTATGA
- a CDS encoding ABC transporter substrate-binding protein, producing MSFLTIRTASLVCMAYIVVGAIVFSSTPTEAAKIIALKSADVDVYNEALEGFKSALQESTIVEYDMEGDLQRGKKFLARLKSGPKPDLILAVGIWALQVVVEEVQDIPVVFAMVLNPTTVIGQEARNITGASMNVPIEQQLALLKKVSPQVRRIGVIYDPSQTGFLVRQAERLAKDLGLRLVTKAITSPKDSFAALDAIQDEIDALWILPDLTVLTSESVQYMLLFSFRHKIPVLGLSENQVRMGALFGLSFESGWDIGSQASELANGILSGRSVEQIPFTTARKVRLAVNLKIAGKLGVHIPKEILDRAAVVIR from the coding sequence ATGTCATTCCTGACAATTCGTACCGCCTCCCTCGTCTGTATGGCCTATATCGTCGTTGGAGCAATTGTCTTCTCCTCGACGCCGACAGAGGCAGCAAAGATCATCGCGCTCAAGAGCGCCGATGTCGATGTCTACAATGAAGCGCTGGAGGGGTTCAAGAGCGCTTTGCAGGAATCTACCATCGTCGAGTACGATATGGAGGGAGACCTCCAGAGAGGGAAGAAGTTCCTGGCGCGACTCAAGTCCGGTCCCAAGCCGGATCTCATCCTTGCGGTAGGGATCTGGGCCTTACAGGTTGTGGTCGAAGAAGTACAAGATATCCCGGTTGTCTTTGCTATGGTGCTGAACCCCACCACAGTGATCGGGCAAGAGGCTCGCAATATCACCGGGGCGAGTATGAATGTTCCGATTGAACAACAACTTGCCCTGCTGAAAAAAGTCTCGCCCCAGGTGAGGAGAATCGGCGTCATTTATGATCCCTCTCAGACCGGCTTTTTGGTGAGACAGGCTGAACGACTCGCCAAGGATCTTGGCCTCAGACTCGTGACAAAGGCTATCACCTCACCAAAGGACTCGTTTGCTGCCCTCGATGCCATACAGGATGAGATCGACGCCCTCTGGATCTTGCCGGATCTGACCGTTCTGACGTCGGAATCGGTCCAGTACATGCTGCTCTTCTCCTTCAGACATAAGATTCCCGTTCTAGGTCTCTCAGAAAATCAGGTTCGAATGGGCGCTCTGTTCGGTCTCTCTTTTGAAAGCGGGTGGGATATCGGAAGCCAGGCCTCTGAGTTGGCGAACGGGATTCTTTCCGGCAGGAGCGTCGAACAGATCCCGTTTACGACAGCAAGAAAGGTGCGGTTGGCGGTGAATCTGAAGATCGCCGGCAAGCTCGGTGTGCACATCCCGAAGGAGATCCTTGACCGGGCAGCCGTGGTGATTCGATAG
- a CDS encoding response regulator — MSGKLILHVEDNEYNRKIIRDLLSKNNYEIVEAYNGEAALVALARQRPDLILMDVQLPKLSGLEVTRTIRADPLLAQIPVIAITSFALSGDDQLARDAGCNAYIAKPFRPRDLLEMIRRFIGP; from the coding sequence ATGAGCGGAAAACTGATCTTGCATGTCGAGGACAACGAATATAATCGGAAAATCATCAGGGACCTTCTCTCCAAAAACAACTATGAAATCGTGGAGGCTTACAATGGGGAGGCAGCGCTCGTTGCGCTGGCTCGGCAGCGCCCTGATCTCATCCTGATGGATGTTCAGTTGCCTAAGCTGTCCGGTCTCGAAGTAACTCGCACGATCAGGGCGGATCCCTTGCTCGCCCAGATTCCGGTCATCGCCATCACCTCGTTTGCCCTGAGCGGGGATGACCAGTTGGCGCGCGATGCGGGTTGTAACGCTTATATCGCGAAGCCCTTCCGGCCACGGGACCTCTTGGAGATGATTCGACGCTTCATCGGTCCATAA
- a CDS encoding sulfide/dihydroorotate dehydrogenase-like FAD/NAD-binding protein — MTNRINNITANISSQNTDQLKAALAEVSTLSDLSSEEKQELAAAISTTFYRDPGDDAELSQLIDQSESVLASLGAEVAEWMIEQLVEADAESAEHFAGALGQVGAPVVDLLRSWFDTSRSDDYAQINLLLAAGHFTDPAIARILPEAVRCAESSNKQVKSAALYCVGRIFNRIPPETISDADRTMLFDRLFAGLADPSPLVRRHAVRAIGKGVRHSYFTPEQVEKSHNAFRAILGMDHFDWDSAFIVRSEAEYQLHYCQHSSQASENLSRGRYHQDFSILEKRELCANTYYFKVNAPLLAKKIQAGQFIIMRPNSDSERIPLSIAGWDRDKGYIEIVIMAAGRTSTEATQKNVGDSFQDVVGPLGQRSHVTKYEGACVVLGGGYGTGAVIPTARDLRQLGNKVYGVVGARTKDLLILVDELKAVCDEVFVTTNDGSVGIQGFVTHALEKIMAREKVSMVLAVGPVPMMMAVAKMTEGKGIEAWVSLNAIMVDGTGMCGACRVTVGGKTRFACYHGPDFNAHQVDFNELVKRQQMFVEQEKIAFEAMHR, encoded by the coding sequence ATGACAAATAGGATCAACAACATCACAGCGAACATCTCATCCCAGAACACTGACCAGCTAAAGGCCGCCTTAGCGGAGGTGTCGACGCTTTCCGACCTCTCTTCCGAGGAGAAGCAGGAACTGGCGGCGGCGATCTCCACTACCTTCTACCGCGATCCCGGCGACGATGCGGAACTGTCTCAACTCATTGATCAGAGCGAGTCGGTCCTGGCCTCTCTTGGCGCAGAGGTGGCTGAGTGGATGATCGAGCAACTCGTTGAGGCTGATGCGGAATCGGCGGAGCATTTCGCGGGCGCCTTGGGGCAGGTCGGCGCTCCTGTCGTCGATCTGCTTCGCTCCTGGTTCGATACGAGCAGGAGCGACGACTACGCGCAAATAAACCTTCTGTTGGCGGCGGGACATTTCACCGATCCGGCCATTGCCAGGATCCTGCCTGAGGCCGTCAGATGCGCAGAGTCTTCCAATAAACAGGTGAAGTCCGCCGCCTTGTACTGTGTGGGGCGGATCTTCAACCGCATCCCCCCTGAGACGATCAGCGATGCGGACCGGACGATGCTGTTTGACAGGCTGTTCGCCGGTCTTGCGGATCCGTCGCCCCTTGTCCGCAGGCACGCCGTGCGCGCCATAGGCAAAGGCGTTCGCCACTCCTATTTCACGCCGGAGCAGGTGGAGAAAAGTCACAACGCCTTCCGTGCCATCCTCGGGATGGATCACTTCGACTGGGACAGTGCCTTTATCGTCCGTAGTGAAGCCGAATATCAGCTTCACTACTGCCAGCATAGCTCGCAAGCAAGCGAGAACCTATCCAGGGGCAGATACCACCAGGATTTTTCGATACTTGAAAAGCGGGAGCTGTGCGCCAACACGTACTACTTCAAGGTCAACGCGCCGCTTCTGGCTAAAAAGATACAGGCCGGGCAGTTCATCATCATGCGGCCCAACTCTGACAGCGAGCGCATCCCCCTCTCCATTGCCGGATGGGACAGGGACAAAGGGTACATCGAAATCGTCATCATGGCGGCGGGCAGGACCTCCACCGAGGCCACACAGAAAAACGTGGGCGACAGCTTCCAGGACGTTGTGGGGCCGCTGGGCCAGCGCTCCCATGTGACCAAATACGAGGGCGCCTGCGTGGTGCTCGGTGGCGGCTACGGCACGGGCGCCGTCATCCCCACGGCGCGGGATTTGAGGCAGCTCGGCAACAAGGTCTACGGCGTGGTGGGCGCCCGCACGAAGGACCTGCTGATACTGGTGGACGAGCTCAAGGCGGTGTGCGACGAGGTGTTCGTCACCACCAATGACGGGTCGGTCGGCATTCAAGGCTTCGTCACCCACGCGCTGGAGAAGATCATGGCGCGGGAGAAGGTGTCCATGGTGTTGGCGGTCGGCCCCGTGCCGATGATGATGGCCGTCGCCAAGATGACGGAGGGGAAGGGGATCGAGGCATGGGTCTCGCTGAACGCCATCATGGTGGACGGCACCGGTATGTGCGGCGCCTGTCGGGTGACGGTAGGCGGCAAAACCAGGTTCGCCTGCTATCACGGGCCGGATTTCAACGCGCACCAGGTGGACTTCAACGAGTTGGTGAAGCGCCAGCAGATGTTCGTGGAACAGGAAAAGATCGCCTTTGAGGCGATGCATCGATAA
- the purU gene encoding formyltetrahydrofolate deformylase, whose translation MTLSARARLLISCPDRPGIVAAVSQCLFEQGANIVHSDQHTTDPEGGVFFMRIEFDLPELDSRGASLTRAFEPVADRFRMEWRLAYAARVKPLAIFVSREDHCLLELLWRWKAGDMAADIAMVVSNHTDLRGLVEAYGIPFHHIEVTRERYDQAEAAQLQLVEGKVDLIVMARYMQILSPAFIGRFPNRIINIHHSFLPAFVGADPYAQAYLRGVKLIGATAHYATDALDAGPIIEQDVERVDHRHSVEDLKRIGRHVERMVLARAVTWHLEDKVLVHGNKTVVFA comes from the coding sequence ATGACGTTGAGCGCGCGTGCCCGCCTGCTGATCTCGTGTCCTGACCGTCCAGGCATCGTGGCGGCAGTGTCGCAGTGCTTGTTTGAACAGGGCGCCAATATTGTGCACTCGGACCAGCATACCACCGACCCGGAGGGGGGCGTCTTTTTCATGCGGATCGAGTTCGACCTCCCGGAGCTGGACAGTCGTGGCGCTTCACTCACGCGAGCCTTCGAGCCGGTTGCCGATCGGTTCCGGATGGAGTGGAGGCTGGCGTACGCAGCCCGTGTCAAACCCCTGGCTATCTTTGTGTCGAGGGAGGACCACTGCCTGCTGGAGCTACTCTGGCGGTGGAAGGCGGGCGACATGGCGGCAGACATTGCCATGGTGGTGAGCAATCACACCGACCTGCGCGGACTTGTAGAGGCCTACGGCATTCCTTTTCACCACATCGAGGTCACGCGGGAAAGATACGATCAGGCCGAGGCCGCACAGCTTCAACTGGTCGAGGGCAAGGTTGACCTGATCGTCATGGCTCGCTATATGCAAATCCTTTCGCCGGCTTTCATCGGCCGGTTTCCCAACCGAATTATCAACATCCACCACAGCTTTTTACCGGCCTTTGTCGGGGCGGATCCCTATGCGCAGGCGTACCTACGCGGGGTCAAATTGATCGGCGCCACGGCGCATTACGCGACCGACGCGCTGGATGCCGGGCCGATCATCGAGCAGGATGTGGAGCGGGTGGATCACCGTCACAGCGTGGAGGACCTGAAGCGGATTGGCCGCCACGTGGAGCGGATGGTGCTGGCGCGGGCCGTCACCTGGCACCTGGAGGACAAGGTGCTGGTGCACGGCAACAAAACCGTAGTGTTTGCCTAA
- a CDS encoding ATP-binding protein, whose product MVIRRMTRFRTKVLWSIIPMILALCVLFGGMSLYQHNRLLRREFAKQGKALASNLAASGELGVFSEDERFLNASLRGITGEEDVAYVFIYNDTGKRLIGGGKALAQSGPASIIEPLSDEIRTRILATRQPVSRTLKDAAGESFLEFYAPILSAEVRLIEEQFFGMPGSDRGPGENRTRVIGIARVGLSMRNIDAHSAYLIKLWAILSIIFLAAGTLAAYALSRRITQPITRLTESAARMAEGQIDQEIPVDSRDEIGTLATTYNEMAKALKRTLDERTRVATELRDLNRNLEDRIRERTSQLRHLHQLGVSMQEPLPLSERLNLILKGAHEVIGFDRIIIWLPDREDLFLEMAAAVGFSSASGTVQVPISDEVPTLARAYRDRVEIIIEERHGVPPELRVQPPYDKVTALRSRNFVVLPLISRRRSVGVLAADNAVSRKPIAPQFDLLRIFASQAAVAIENAQLFQEVEETNRQLARASRHKSEFLANMSHELRTPLNAILGFTELIIDEVYGKVPDELRESIEDIHTNGRHLLRLINDVLDLSKIEAGQMQLNLGQYSIQSFIDSVISATRSLAAEKQLELVSRVEAGLPSAVSDSKRITQILMNLVGNAIKFTPAGGSIIVTARCVRVKECEVPGARREEEEAKPWNPGDQIEITVADTGIGIPAEELQSIFSEFRQVDSSITREYGGSGLGLSIAKRLVEMHGGSIWAESQVGKGSIFYFRIPLRIQ is encoded by the coding sequence ATGGTAATCAGACGGATGACCAGATTCAGGACGAAGGTCTTGTGGTCGATCATTCCGATGATCCTGGCGCTCTGCGTCCTCTTTGGTGGGATGTCGCTCTATCAGCACAACAGATTGCTGCGTCGAGAGTTTGCGAAACAGGGAAAGGCTCTCGCCAGTAATCTGGCCGCCAGCGGCGAGCTGGGCGTGTTTAGTGAGGACGAGCGGTTTCTGAACGCCTCGTTGCGCGGGATCACCGGTGAAGAAGATGTTGCCTACGTCTTTATTTACAACGACACTGGAAAGCGCCTGATCGGCGGAGGCAAGGCCCTAGCCCAATCCGGTCCAGCATCGATCATCGAACCCTTGAGCGATGAGATCCGCACACGGATCCTAGCCACCCGCCAACCTGTCAGCAGGACCCTCAAGGACGCCGCGGGCGAGTCGTTCTTGGAGTTCTACGCCCCGATCCTCTCTGCCGAAGTCCGCCTGATTGAGGAACAATTCTTCGGGATGCCCGGGTCCGATCGAGGTCCCGGTGAGAACCGAACTCGAGTCATCGGGATTGCAAGAGTCGGCCTGTCGATGCGAAACATTGATGCCCACTCAGCCTACTTGATCAAACTCTGGGCCATTCTGTCTATTATCTTTTTGGCTGCCGGCACCCTTGCCGCATACGCTCTCTCCCGGAGGATCACACAGCCGATTACCCGATTGACGGAATCTGCCGCGCGGATGGCCGAGGGACAGATCGACCAGGAAATCCCGGTCGATTCTCGGGATGAGATCGGGACATTGGCAACAACCTACAACGAGATGGCCAAGGCATTGAAACGAACCCTCGATGAGCGGACGAGGGTTGCCACGGAGCTCCGGGACTTGAACCGGAACCTGGAAGATCGGATCCGCGAACGGACCTCTCAACTACGCCACCTGCACCAGCTCGGCGTGTCCATGCAGGAACCACTCCCCCTGTCAGAACGGCTGAACTTAATTCTGAAAGGGGCGCATGAAGTTATTGGGTTTGATCGAATTATTATCTGGCTACCGGATCGCGAGGATCTTTTTCTTGAGATGGCTGCCGCTGTCGGTTTTTCATCAGCGTCAGGGACAGTTCAGGTGCCAATCTCCGACGAGGTGCCCACGTTAGCGCGGGCCTATCGAGATCGAGTCGAGATCATCATTGAGGAGAGACATGGGGTTCCCCCGGAGCTTCGGGTGCAGCCCCCGTACGATAAGGTAACAGCCCTGCGCTCTCGCAACTTCGTGGTCTTGCCGCTGATCTCTCGAAGACGTTCTGTTGGAGTCCTTGCCGCCGACAACGCGGTTAGCCGAAAGCCGATTGCGCCGCAGTTCGACCTGCTCCGCATCTTCGCCTCTCAGGCGGCAGTGGCTATAGAGAACGCCCAGCTTTTCCAGGAGGTGGAAGAGACGAACCGTCAACTCGCGCGGGCGAGTCGCCACAAATCAGAGTTTCTGGCCAACATGAGTCATGAGTTACGGACGCCTCTGAACGCGATCCTGGGATTTACCGAGTTGATCATCGATGAGGTCTACGGCAAGGTTCCAGACGAGTTGCGCGAGTCGATCGAAGATATCCACACAAACGGCCGGCATTTGCTCAGGCTCATCAACGATGTGTTGGATCTCTCAAAGATCGAAGCCGGACAAATGCAGTTGAATTTGGGTCAATACTCCATTCAGTCATTTATCGACTCTGTAATCTCAGCAACGCGATCCCTCGCTGCAGAAAAGCAACTGGAGTTGGTCAGCCGAGTTGAGGCGGGTCTGCCGTCGGCGGTCAGCGATAGCAAGCGCATCACCCAGATCCTGATGAATCTGGTAGGCAATGCCATCAAGTTCACCCCGGCAGGGGGATCGATTATCGTCACCGCCCGATGTGTACGTGTTAAGGAGTGTGAGGTACCGGGGGCGAGGCGGGAGGAGGAAGAGGCGAAGCCCTGGAACCCCGGCGATCAGATTGAGATCACCGTGGCAGACACGGGAATCGGCATTCCGGCCGAGGAGTTACAGAGTATTTTCAGCGAATTTCGCCAGGTTGATAGCTCCATCACCCGGGAATACGGCGGAAGCGGGTTGGGACTGAGCATCGCCAAGCGGCTGGTCGAGATGCATGGGGGGTCCATCTGGGCGGAAAGCCAGGTCGGAAAGGGGTCAATCTTCTACTTCAGGATTCCGCTCCGAATCCAGTGA
- the gltA gene encoding NADPH-dependent glutamate synthase has product MAEVTKGLSSKERMKKPRNVMPLHSAGLRIHTWEEVPVGYSQEQAMDEAIRCIQCKKPECVPACPVGINIPAFIKLVEEGDIGAAAKKIRETNFLPAACGRVCPQDKQCEAVCVVGKKNDPVGIGNLERFVADYEREHKLDRIPDMPPLTGKRVAVIGSGPAGLTCAYELRTRGHEVTVFEAFHRGGGVMVYGIPRFRLPLEVIDEDLKLLEDMGVEFVYNMVIGKILTIDDLLEKEGFDAVFIGTGAGLPKMLGIPGENLNGVYSANEYLTRIYLMNANQFPHYPTPLYQGKKMAVIGAGNTAMDVLRTGKRLGADVTCYYRRSHEEAPARTEELEHAEQEFINFKWLSNPVEFIGDERHFVKGVKCEVMKLSEPDESGRRKPLPTGEYFIDEVDTVVFSLGCDVNPIIPSMTPELRTNKWGIVMVDPTTFYTSKKGVFAGGDVVTGGSTVILAMGQAKQAARHIHEYLTDQFNYELNIPTDPNAPGVQWEGRFAKAKR; this is encoded by the coding sequence ATGGCAGAAGTCACGAAGGGGTTAAGCTCGAAGGAGCGGATGAAGAAGCCGCGTAACGTCATGCCGTTGCATTCGGCAGGGCTGCGCATTCACACCTGGGAGGAGGTGCCTGTCGGCTACTCACAGGAGCAGGCCATGGACGAGGCTATACGGTGCATTCAGTGCAAGAAGCCCGAATGCGTGCCCGCGTGCCCCGTAGGCATTAACATCCCTGCCTTCATTAAGCTGGTTGAGGAGGGGGACATCGGCGCCGCGGCAAAAAAGATTCGAGAGACCAACTTCCTTCCAGCCGCCTGCGGCCGGGTCTGCCCTCAGGACAAGCAGTGCGAAGCGGTGTGCGTTGTGGGCAAGAAGAATGATCCGGTGGGCATCGGCAATCTGGAACGGTTTGTGGCGGACTACGAGCGGGAGCACAAGCTGGACCGGATTCCGGACATGCCACCCTTGACCGGCAAGCGGGTGGCCGTTATCGGCTCCGGTCCCGCGGGGCTGACCTGCGCCTACGAGCTTCGCACCCGCGGCCATGAGGTGACGGTATTCGAGGCGTTCCACCGGGGCGGGGGTGTGATGGTATACGGCATCCCTCGGTTTCGCCTGCCGCTGGAGGTCATTGACGAAGATCTCAAGCTGCTTGAAGATATGGGGGTCGAGTTCGTCTATAACATGGTCATCGGCAAGATCCTGACCATCGATGACCTGCTGGAAAAGGAAGGATTTGATGCGGTGTTCATCGGCACCGGCGCCGGCCTACCGAAGATGCTGGGCATTCCCGGCGAAAATCTGAATGGTGTCTATTCTGCCAACGAATATCTCACCAGAATCTATCTCATGAACGCCAACCAGTTCCCCCACTATCCCACGCCCCTCTACCAAGGCAAGAAGATGGCGGTCATCGGCGCCGGCAATACCGCCATGGACGTACTTCGTACCGGCAAGAGGCTTGGGGCGGATGTCACCTGTTACTACCGCCGCTCTCACGAGGAGGCCCCAGCCAGGACGGAGGAGCTGGAGCACGCCGAGCAGGAGTTTATCAACTTTAAATGGCTGTCCAACCCCGTGGAGTTCATCGGTGACGAGCGCCACTTCGTCAAAGGCGTCAAGTGTGAGGTGATGAAGCTGTCTGAACCGGATGAATCCGGCAGACGAAAGCCGCTGCCCACCGGCGAGTATTTCATCGATGAGGTGGACACGGTGGTGTTCTCATTGGGATGCGACGTGAACCCGATCATCCCCAGCATGACGCCTGAGCTCCGCACGAACAAGTGGGGCATTGTCATGGTGGATCCCACGACCTTCTATACAAGTAAGAAGGGTGTCTTCGCCGGCGGCGACGTCGTTACTGGCGGCTCCACGGTGATCCTGGCCATGGGACAAGCGAAGCAGGCTGCCAGGCATATTCATGAATACCTTACGGACCAGTTCAACTACGAACTGAATATCCCCACTGATCCCAACGCCCCCGGCGTACAGTGGGAAGGGCGCTTTGCCAAGGCGAAGCGATAG